In one Prosthecochloris aestuarii DSM 271 genomic region, the following are encoded:
- the gmhB gene encoding D-glycero-beta-D-manno-heptose 1,7-bisphosphate 7-phosphatase, with protein MASSVRAAFIDRDGVINEERNYVYKIQDFVLLPGVLEALKIFQDTGFLLIVVTNQAGIARGYYDSKAVEELHFYMRSLFSDSGIMIDKIYYCPHHREGIVKKYAIDCNCRKPAPGMLIQAVNEFNINTAQSVLIGDKISDIQAGRRAGVGCNVLVESGHPFETSTRFLADYVVADLLAAAQLFSMRS; from the coding sequence ATGGCATCGAGTGTTAGAGCGGCCTTTATTGATAGAGATGGCGTTATCAACGAGGAGCGTAATTATGTTTATAAAATTCAGGATTTTGTTCTTCTTCCTGGTGTATTAGAGGCTTTAAAGATTTTTCAGGATACCGGTTTTCTATTAATTGTTGTTACAAATCAAGCAGGCATAGCTCGCGGGTATTATGATTCAAAAGCAGTTGAGGAACTCCATTTTTATATGAGATCATTGTTTAGTGATTCGGGTATTATGATTGATAAAATTTATTATTGCCCGCATCACCGCGAGGGAATAGTAAAGAAATATGCGATTGATTGTAATTGTCGTAAGCCTGCTCCTGGGATGTTAATTCAGGCAGTAAACGAATTTAATATAAATACAGCTCAAAGTGTTCTGATAGGAGATAAAATCAGTGATATTCAGGCAGGGAGGCGTGCAGGTGTAGGATGTAATGTTTTGGTTGAGTCAGGTCATCCATTTGAGACTTCGACACGATTTCTTGCGGATTATGTTGTTGCTGATTTGCTTGCTGCTGCTCAACTTTTTTCAATGCGTAGTTAA
- a CDS encoding nucleotidyltransferase family protein, with amino-acid sequence MSIPCIILAGGLGTRLRSALPDLPKCLAPVAGRPFLEWQMKSLFRRGIHHFVLALGYGADKIIEVLHQPWAKEMSIDYVIEKEPLGTGGAIRFAMTDKLIDEVLVVNGDTFLNGDLSSLLEPLNRGSGEFMRMAAIHVSDRSRYGGVLVDQDKNVLAFIEKGRHDSGLINAGVYHIHISVFEEYLMPSFSLEAEVMPILVKKGNLKFCEVSGPFVDIGVPSDYYSFQAQHKYYGIEC; translated from the coding sequence ATGAGTATTCCTTGCATTATTCTTGCTGGTGGTCTGGGTACTCGGTTACGTTCTGCTTTGCCAGATTTACCAAAATGCTTAGCCCCTGTAGCTGGTCGTCCATTCTTGGAATGGCAGATGAAATCTCTTTTCAGACGAGGTATACATCACTTTGTTTTGGCATTGGGCTATGGTGCTGATAAGATAATAGAGGTATTACACCAACCTTGGGCAAAGGAGATGTCTATTGATTATGTTATTGAGAAAGAGCCGCTTGGCACTGGTGGAGCTATACGATTTGCGATGACAGATAAATTGATCGATGAAGTATTGGTTGTTAATGGTGATACTTTCTTAAATGGTGATCTTTCATCGCTTCTTGAACCTCTAAATAGAGGATCTGGCGAGTTCATGCGTATGGCTGCAATTCATGTTTCTGATCGTTCGCGTTATGGTGGGGTTTTAGTTGATCAGGATAAGAACGTACTGGCATTTATAGAGAAGGGTCGGCATGATTCTGGTTTGATAAATGCTGGAGTATATCACATTCATATTTCTGTTTTTGAGGAATATTTAATGCCCTCATTTTCACTTGAGGCAGAAGTTATGCCAATATTGGTCAAGAAAGGTAATCTTAAATTCTGTGAGGTCTCAGGTCCATTTGTTGATATTGGTGTTCCTTCAGATTATTATTCTTTTCAAGCACAACATAAATATTATGGCATCGAGTGTTAG
- a CDS encoding D-sedoheptulose-7-phosphate isomerase has protein sequence MGILETIKKAISHSIEVKQDILEDKELIGEIIKVIDDLIKALNCGNRIIFAGNGGSAADAQHLAAEFVSRFQFDRPGLPALSLATDTSMITAIGNDYGYEKLFVRQLEAQSRKGDVFVGLTTSGKSPNILAAFDACNLLGVTSVALCGLGGDLEDKVDYLIRVPSIHTPRIQESHILIGHIICAEVEQQIFSHLAPSQK, from the coding sequence ATGGGTATACTGGAAACAATTAAGAAGGCTATTTCTCATTCTATTGAGGTTAAACAAGATATTTTAGAAGATAAAGAGTTGATAGGTGAAATTATAAAAGTAATAGATGATTTGATTAAAGCGCTTAATTGTGGTAATCGTATTATTTTTGCTGGTAATGGAGGAAGTGCTGCCGATGCACAACATTTAGCTGCTGAATTTGTTAGTCGTTTTCAGTTTGATCGTCCTGGACTACCTGCCCTATCTCTTGCTACTGATACCTCAATGATTACTGCTATTGGTAATGATTATGGTTATGAAAAATTGTTTGTTCGTCAGTTGGAGGCACAGAGCCGTAAAGGTGACGTATTTGTAGGGCTGACAACATCAGGCAAATCACCCAATATTCTAGCAGCATTCGATGCTTGTAACTTATTAGGAGTAACATCAGTCGCTCTTTGTGGACTTGGAGGTGATTTGGAAGATAAAGTGGATTACTTAATACGAGTTCCAAGTATTCATACACCGCGTATTCAGGAAAGCCATATTTTAATAGGACATATAATTTGTGCTGAAGTAGAACAACAAATATTTTCTCATTTAGCACCTTCTCAGAAATGA